In one Halalkalicoccus subterraneus genomic region, the following are encoded:
- a CDS encoding DUF106 domain-containing protein → MGRTAEKVQTLIEENPGMEHAITVVLRESNDGDREVEWADVRDDISSGQWGRLIEKGILVDGYEGFEVRDPEEVRSVVDGDAAGTASPTSAGTDDDDESSWTKWDKIAAGGVALTFLGYAWGPARDAIGGTMNIVIGPISGVLPFYAVILILALVTGLYSSLLQSNLMNTSKMSEYQGKMKAIQDKRERAKERGDEEAMERIQQEQMEAMGEQMGMLKEQFRPMVWIMLFTIPVFLWMYWAIGARGATTHLQDLGSVVMPLAGEVEWTSGVVGPMQAWIVWYFVCSMAFTQILRKSLNVSTTPTA, encoded by the coding sequence ATGGGACGAACCGCGGAGAAGGTACAGACGCTGATCGAGGAAAACCCCGGCATGGAGCACGCCATCACGGTCGTGCTGCGGGAATCCAACGACGGCGATCGGGAGGTCGAGTGGGCAGACGTCCGCGACGATATCTCCAGCGGACAGTGGGGTCGGCTGATCGAGAAGGGGATCCTGGTCGACGGCTACGAGGGGTTCGAGGTCCGCGATCCCGAAGAGGTCCGGTCGGTCGTCGACGGCGACGCGGCGGGGACGGCGAGTCCGACGAGCGCCGGTACCGATGACGACGACGAGTCCAGTTGGACGAAATGGGACAAGATAGCCGCCGGCGGGGTCGCGCTGACGTTCCTGGGGTACGCGTGGGGACCCGCCCGCGACGCCATCGGCGGGACGATGAACATCGTGATCGGTCCGATCAGTGGGGTGTTGCCCTTCTATGCCGTGATCCTCATCCTCGCGCTGGTGACGGGGCTGTACTCCTCGCTGCTGCAGTCGAACCTGATGAACACCTCGAAGATGAGCGAGTATCAGGGCAAGATGAAGGCGATCCAGGACAAACGCGAGCGTGCCAAGGAGCGCGGCGACGAGGAGGCCATGGAGCGCATCCAGCAGGAGCAGATGGAGGCGATGGGCGAGCAGATGGGAATGCTCAAAGAGCAGTTCCGCCCGATGGTCTGGATCATGCTGTTTACCATCCCCGTGTTCCTCTGGATGTACTGGGCCATCGGGGCCCGAGGGGCGACGACCCACCTCCAGGACCTCGGCTCGGTCGTGATGCCGCTTGCTGGCGAAGTCGAGTGGACGAGCGGGGTCGTCGGGCCGATGCAGGCGTGGATCGTCTGGTACTTCGTCTGCTCGATGGCGTTCACCCAGATCCTTCGCAAATCGCTCAACGTCAGCACGACGCCGACGGCCTGA
- a CDS encoding adenylate kinase codes for MAQPQILIVGAPGAGKGTQSSNLADEYGIEHVTTGDALRANKDMETEHGTPREYMEAGELVPDELVNAIVREALESANGYVLDGYPRNESQVEYLEGITDLDVVLYLDVPEDELVHRLTGRRVDPETGDNYHTEYDMPDDEEIRERLIQRDDDTEDTVKERLRVFEENTEPVIEHYEDHGGFVRIDGEQAPDEVWNDIKSAVDERVE; via the coding sequence ATGGCACAGCCACAGATCCTGATCGTCGGTGCGCCGGGTGCGGGAAAGGGAACCCAGAGTTCGAACCTCGCCGATGAGTACGGGATCGAGCACGTCACGACGGGCGACGCGCTGCGCGCGAACAAGGACATGGAAACCGAACACGGCACCCCTCGGGAGTACATGGAGGCTGGCGAACTCGTCCCCGACGAACTGGTCAACGCGATCGTCCGCGAGGCGCTCGAATCGGCCAACGGCTACGTGCTGGACGGCTACCCGCGAAACGAATCCCAGGTCGAGTACCTCGAAGGGATCACCGACCTGGACGTGGTGCTGTATCTCGATGTCCCTGAGGACGAACTCGTCCACCGGCTGACTGGCCGTCGGGTCGACCCCGAGACGGGCGATAACTACCACACCGAGTACGACATGCCGGACGACGAGGAGATTCGAGAGCGGCTGATCCAGCGCGACGACGACACTGAGGACACCGTCAAGGAGCGCCTTCGCGTCTTCGAGGAAAACACCGAGCCGGTGATCGAACACTACGAGGACCACGGGGGCTTCGTCCGGATCGACGGCGAGCAGGCGCCCGACGAGGTCTGGAACGACATCAAGAGCGCGGTCGACGAGCGCGTCGAGTAA
- a CDS encoding YeiH family protein produces MGFRQHLPGIGTLLGVGVVARSIATLTGINDLVLAIVAGVLLGNLVGIPPWAARGIENHKLFLETGIVLLGASIAIEELIGAGPLVIALVIGTVAFGLLLVEAIARYGFGLHDRSASLLAAGTSICGVSAVAAVGQVVDARGDQLTYAAATIVLFDAITLVLYPFLGDLLGLSGREFGVWAGLSMFSTGPVAAAGFAHSAEAGQWATVTKLARNTLLGAVVVAYSLAYTTRKANDPGVKRLWLQFPKFLVGFLSVAAIANAGVLTSASLESIGRVSDWLFVLAFVGLGLEIRPARMRESGLTPIAIVLCAFCTISVVTLSVVRLLL; encoded by the coding sequence ATGGGATTCCGGCAGCATCTTCCGGGAATCGGGACGCTTCTCGGCGTCGGTGTCGTGGCCCGGAGCATCGCGACACTGACGGGGATCAACGACCTCGTCCTCGCGATCGTCGCGGGCGTCCTGCTCGGCAATCTGGTTGGCATTCCGCCGTGGGCAGCCCGCGGCATCGAGAACCACAAGCTCTTCTTGGAGACCGGGATCGTCCTGCTCGGCGCGTCGATCGCGATCGAGGAACTGATCGGGGCCGGCCCGCTGGTCATCGCGCTGGTGATCGGAACGGTCGCGTTCGGCCTCCTGCTCGTGGAGGCGATCGCGCGCTACGGGTTCGGACTGCACGATCGGTCCGCCTCGTTGCTCGCCGCCGGCACGAGCATCTGTGGGGTTTCGGCGGTCGCAGCGGTCGGACAGGTCGTCGACGCGCGGGGCGATCAGCTCACCTACGCGGCCGCGACGATCGTGCTGTTCGATGCGATCACCCTCGTTCTCTACCCGTTTCTGGGAGATCTGTTGGGACTCAGCGGCCGGGAGTTCGGCGTCTGGGCGGGCTTGAGCATGTTCAGCACCGGCCCGGTCGCCGCGGCGGGTTTCGCCCACTCGGCGGAGGCGGGCCAGTGGGCAACGGTGACGAAGCTCGCGCGCAACACGCTGTTGGGAGCCGTCGTCGTCGCCTATTCGCTCGCCTACACGACGCGAAAGGCGAACGACCCCGGCGTGAAACGCCTCTGGCTGCAGTTCCCGAAGTTCCTCGTCGGGTTCCTGTCGGTCGCGGCCATCGCGAACGCCGGGGTGTTGACCTCCGCCTCGCTGGAGTCGATCGGGCGTGTCTCCGACTGGCTGTTCGTCCTCGCGTTCGTCGGGCTCGGACTCGAGATCCGACCGGCTCGAATGCGCGAAAGCGGCCTGACGCCGATCGCGATCGTCCTGTGTGCGTTCTGTACGATAAGCGTCGTGACGCTGTCCGTCGTCCGCCTGCTCCTGTAG
- a CDS encoding TetR/AcrR family transcriptional regulator has translation MTLRRFRDDPEGTREALMAATYRALSTHGYADLTIGRIGEEFEKSVSLIYHHYDGKDDLLVDFLGYLLEEFETASVVDGDAAPDDRLRRALELARTGPLDDDIELARTLVELRAQAAHDPDYREQFDRTDRLFRDRYAAIIRSGVEQGVFRDVNPESTAEFLVTTINGAILQRVTTGRPVDPVFEGLEGYVRSHLLIGDGDRGPTSL, from the coding sequence ATGACCCTGAGACGGTTCCGCGACGACCCCGAAGGGACCCGTGAGGCACTCATGGCGGCGACCTATCGCGCGTTATCCACCCATGGGTATGCGGATCTCACGATCGGCCGCATCGGTGAGGAGTTCGAGAAGAGTGTCTCCCTGATCTACCACCACTACGACGGGAAGGACGACCTGCTCGTTGATTTTTTGGGCTACCTGCTCGAGGAGTTCGAAACGGCCTCGGTAGTGGACGGCGACGCGGCCCCCGACGACCGACTCCGGCGGGCGCTCGAACTGGCTCGAACGGGTCCGTTGGACGACGATATCGAGCTTGCGCGCACTCTCGTGGAACTCCGGGCACAGGCCGCTCATGATCCGGACTACCGCGAGCAGTTCGACCGAACGGACCGCCTCTTTCGCGATCGGTACGCCGCCATCATTCGCTCGGGCGTCGAGCAGGGCGTCTTTCGGGACGTGAATCCCGAATCGACCGCCGAGTTCCTGGTGACGACCATCAACGGGGCGATCCTTCAGCGGGTAACGACCGGCCGGCCGGTCGACCCCGTCTTCGAGGGACTCGAAGGGTACGTGCGATCACACCTGCTGATCGGGGACGGTGATCGCGGCCCCACGTCACTCTGA
- a CDS encoding ABC transporter ATP-binding protein: MNTIEAAGVELTYSDGTEAVRGIDLTIPEGEFFGFLGPNGAGKTTAIKTLTTLLRPTAGSITVNGYDVVEEPRSVRASIGYMAQETSIDEELTARENIRFACEAYGVPRDERATRIDELLDLVDLADVADKRAESFSGGMQKRLDVAMALVHRPPLVFLDEPTTGLDPKARIDLWEYFREINRQGTTVFLTTQYLEEADQLCDRLSVIQDGTIVATDSPDALKSQVGGDALEITLEDASETERERARRVAAESGLFEGGSVETTEDGLSITSNHARRSGTDLLVALRDAGFTVVGFDIRSPTLDDVFLAITDQRAADDTSDSSDERSPAGTEAEIEVGQ, translated from the coding sequence ATGAATACGATCGAGGCAGCGGGCGTCGAACTGACTTACTCCGACGGAACCGAGGCGGTGAGAGGGATCGATCTGACGATCCCGGAGGGGGAGTTCTTCGGATTTCTCGGGCCGAACGGCGCGGGCAAGACGACGGCCATCAAGACGCTGACGACTCTGTTGCGGCCGACGGCGGGGTCGATAACGGTAAACGGCTACGACGTCGTCGAGGAGCCCCGGTCAGTGCGCGCCTCCATCGGCTACATGGCCCAGGAGACCAGCATCGACGAGGAACTCACCGCCCGCGAGAACATTCGCTTCGCCTGCGAAGCCTACGGCGTCCCCCGCGACGAGCGCGCCACCCGGATCGACGAACTGCTCGACCTCGTCGACCTCGCGGACGTCGCCGACAAACGCGCCGAGAGCTTCTCGGGTGGGATGCAAAAGCGCTTGGACGTCGCGATGGCGCTGGTACATCGCCCGCCGCTGGTCTTCCTCGACGAGCCGACCACCGGCCTCGACCCGAAGGCCCGCATCGACCTCTGGGAGTACTTTCGCGAGATCAACCGCCAGGGGACGACGGTCTTTCTCACCACGCAGTATCTCGAGGAGGCCGACCAGCTCTGTGACCGGCTGTCGGTGATCCAAGATGGAACAATCGTCGCGACGGACTCGCCCGACGCGCTCAAATCCCAGGTCGGCGGCGACGCCCTTGAGATCACCCTCGAAGACGCGAGCGAGACGGAACGCGAACGCGCCCGCCGGGTCGCAGCCGAGTCCGGTCTGTTCGAGGGAGGATCGGTCGAAACCACCGAGGACGGGCTCAGTATCACGTCCAACCACGCCCGCCGGTCGGGGACCGACTTGCTGGTAGCCCTTCGGGACGCCGGATTCACCGTCGTCGGCTTCGACATCCGCTCGCCGACGCTTGACGACGTGTTTCTCGCGATCACCGATCAGAGGGCGGCCGACGACACGAGCGATAGCTCCGACGAGCGATCCCCCGCCGGGACCGAAGCCGAAATCGAGGTGGGCCAGTGA